One window of Sphingobacteriales bacterium genomic DNA carries:
- the sprA gene encoding cell surface protein SprA: MHRTKYLIPGIVIFLLVTTFAAVVGETNGGIIPPPPFAIPTLPIPLPSDSPKPEEPLIYPLPDREGDYLTNPSNNPFDLGTPPSIQQNVEYDPESNTYIITETYANGQYFSPPTYLTFEEFWKYRQEQMQSNYWLQKSESSTPLQGKGLIPPLYKGGELFDRLFGPGGVDIRPTGSIDMEFGFQTQRIDNPALLSTVRRQGPNFFFDMNINMGVVGKIGDKMKINTNYNTRAIFDFENQIKLEYIGDEDEIVQELRAGNVNFPLPVTLIPGSQNLFGVQSKLKFGRLTINSVLSQQRSKTRNITLQNGAQQQQFRISAEEYDEDRHFFLAQYFRKNYEKALRSLPYVNSEVVITRVDVYVSDSRGTPSDTQRDIVAFSDLGENEPYNQNTTPTPGRTFPDNLTNDLYQKLVGNPQLRQLVDVAPILENAAGATQLKDVVDFKKMTVRKLNPTEFSFDPQLGYISLNSRLPDNAVLAVAYEYTTIYGGRYQVGELAEERQPSDIENNPTVLFLKMLRSIRHEPKHPNWELMMKNVYALGAYQIQPQDFRLDVYYEVPGKGDIRYIPEGDGIKGVPLIALMNLDQTNASNEPYGNCCFDFIDAKPGFGAAPPIQSATTTGGMNTGMGMQTQQGGQGNISNNALRFGTINTRTGKVYFPVLEPFGQNLQNKFEEQNVNPEIAKRYVYNYLYDSTRVIASMFPELNRYFIKGTYKSSVTSEIALGAFNIPKGSVRVTAGGMILTEGVDYEVNYNLGRLIIINDAIINSGVPVNVNFEDNGTFGLQQRTFLGTRLDYKIHRDFNIGGTFVRLSERPFTQKVDYGNDPIANSMVGLDANYFAPAPWLTKALDKLPLYSTKEPSSISFNAEGAGFLPGHARGINVDENGTVYVDDFEGSRTQYDLKFPYTAWTLSSAPKFSPDQSGNILFPEAEYVNDLSYGFNRAKIAWYQVDNVFGRTTGGVDQPFDYYTYPILETDIFPNTQSFTGQVVMRPLDIAFFPEERGPYNYETTGRPGISAGIAPDGKLLEPKTRWGGIMRDSPFKNFERANVEFIEFWLLDPFITEKTNQGELYLQLGNVSEDVLKDGRQFYENALLQTVNLDETNWGVVSKTRPVTFAFDNNPDVRETQDVGFDGLNDTSEVAKFGDFLGDVSAILNPDAYAKLLADPSSDNFRHFRDTYYDVIPTNSITDRYKDFNGPEGNSPAQAETSGFTNSGTNFPEMEDLNRDYTMNDSEEYFQYRINLKPSDQMVIGQDYLVQYIDTRLRDVPGVPSDTTVRWYYFRIPINEYTEKVGSVNLRNIEFMRLFLTGFEEPVICRMARFNMVRNTWRRYEPLIVEEGEYIPNDLDPSTFFNLTSASIEENSAQQPVPYRIPPCINREITAGTAVANLLQNEQSSVLQVGDLQDGYARGIFRGIDMDFRQFKRLKMFIHAESLSTFGACNPIEDGEISAFIRIGDDFQNNYYEYEIPLQVTSSENRDIFSALYPTPTECGDSDRYWIWPEDNELDLRIQDLVEAKIERNFTPNTRTDKPWVKKVPIVWKTNGDTVWAKITVVGSPDIGRVKQIMLGVRNPKRTILNETTDDGMPKCAEVWFNELRLSDFDQTAGWAALARMDVKLADLGNITVSGSMHTPNFGTLEQKANERYRDLLYQYDASATLEMGKLLPKNAAIRIPVYAGISQTISTPQYDPYDTDILTKRNIQEIENLYGADSARIARKNRQTSTGIKSINVTNLRKERTNSNRAPMPYDVENLSFTYAYTETELSDPVIESQTDKRHRGSISYAYTARPIYWSPLKGLIKSNSNYLKLFKDFNFNIIPSTVSFRNNINRQVNILQLRPVVGETLLLPACYDKLFTWDRIYGVTYNPTRSITADFTANNTSVIDEPQIGKTPKDTLWTNIKRLGRTRTYNQAANINYNLPLDKIPFLSWTQVRARYGSTYYWQASPIAMADTLGNIFGNGRNIQLNGELNFVKLYSSIPFIKDINAPKSNTKKPQPKSAQPKSNDKSSKTKTASSGGVSNAARVILRPLLMLRRASITYSERNETVVPGFNRIPRNLGMNWEDGPRPGWDFILGDQPELKNWLEWMADDSLLVANRYVNDQVRQSSNKTLNIKANLEPFTDLRIDLNLDLTHNNQHSEFYKLDETNNQFMHLSKIYTGSYTISYFTLPTMFDKIRKSDSIAVSTTFLQFQEYREIFSQRFKEQFETYNPGVTLGPYRDLLNDTTLLNYAEGYGPYSQDVLLPAFLAAFSGKDARKANLNGLNLLPLPNWRLTYNGLNKLPAMKKVFATFNITHGYTSTLSVNNYQNNLNFDDRYYSDAMLLPNDQNIVDYLISERLRIAGLSDLDTLTGNFFSYYRIPQVIISEQLSPLIGIDATWVNGLSTRFDYKRSRMLGMSFQDYQLSEQRSEEFTIGLGYRLKGLKMKFIKFRGKALDLENDLVFNTDVSYRNNVTMNYRLDQNVGEPTSGMKTIRIAPSIDYVVSERLRITLFYDRTRNIPATSASFPITNTRGGIRVSFNLGQ; the protein is encoded by the coding sequence GTGCATAGGACGAAGTATTTAATACCCGGTATCGTTATCTTTTTATTGGTTACCACCTTTGCCGCCGTTGTCGGCGAAACAAATGGAGGCATTATTCCTCCACCTCCTTTTGCTATTCCCACTTTGCCGATACCCCTGCCTTCGGATTCACCCAAACCGGAAGAGCCGCTTATTTATCCCCTTCCCGATCGGGAAGGAGACTATCTGACCAACCCATCCAACAATCCGTTTGATTTGGGAACACCCCCTTCCATTCAACAAAATGTTGAATACGATCCGGAATCAAATACCTATATCATTACAGAAACTTATGCCAACGGACAATATTTTAGCCCGCCTACTTATCTGACTTTTGAAGAGTTTTGGAAATACCGGCAGGAACAGATGCAGTCTAATTATTGGTTGCAAAAATCTGAGTCTTCCACTCCGTTGCAAGGAAAAGGACTAATACCTCCCCTTTACAAAGGCGGTGAACTGTTTGACCGGTTGTTTGGCCCGGGCGGCGTGGATATTCGCCCTACCGGAAGCATTGATATGGAATTTGGTTTTCAAACCCAAAGGATAGACAATCCTGCTTTGTTGTCCACTGTACGACGTCAGGGGCCTAATTTCTTTTTTGATATGAATATCAATATGGGGGTAGTCGGTAAGATTGGCGATAAAATGAAAATCAATACCAACTATAATACCCGTGCTATTTTTGACTTTGAAAATCAAATCAAACTCGAATACATTGGCGATGAAGATGAAATTGTTCAGGAGTTACGTGCCGGAAATGTCAATTTCCCTTTGCCGGTAACGCTGATTCCGGGTTCTCAAAATCTTTTTGGAGTTCAAAGCAAACTCAAGTTTGGCAGATTGACCATAAATTCCGTTTTGTCTCAACAACGGTCAAAAACCAGAAACATTACCTTACAAAATGGCGCACAACAACAGCAGTTCAGGATTTCTGCCGAAGAGTATGATGAAGACCGGCACTTTTTCCTTGCACAATATTTCAGGAAAAACTACGAAAAAGCACTGAGAAGTTTGCCTTATGTTAATTCCGAAGTTGTGATCACACGAGTTGATGTATATGTGAGCGACAGCAGAGGAACTCCAAGCGACACACAACGCGATATCGTTGCCTTTTCGGATTTAGGTGAAAACGAACCCTATAACCAAAATACTACTCCAACACCGGGACGAACATTTCCCGACAACCTGACCAATGACTTATACCAAAAATTAGTCGGTAACCCACAGCTTCGCCAGTTAGTAGATGTTGCCCCGATTTTGGAAAATGCTGCCGGAGCCACACAACTGAAAGATGTGGTGGATTTTAAGAAAATGACGGTCCGAAAACTCAACCCGACAGAGTTTAGTTTTGACCCTCAACTCGGATATATTTCACTCAACTCAAGGCTTCCCGACAATGCAGTGCTTGCCGTTGCTTATGAATATACGACTATTTACGGAGGACGCTATCAGGTAGGGGAACTTGCCGAAGAACGTCAGCCTTCAGATATAGAAAACAACCCTACCGTTTTATTTCTGAAAATGCTTCGCAGCATACGCCATGAACCTAAGCACCCGAATTGGGAGCTGATGATGAAAAATGTCTATGCGCTTGGCGCTTATCAAATTCAACCCCAGGATTTCAGACTCGATGTATATTACGAAGTGCCCGGAAAAGGAGACATTCGCTATATCCCGGAAGGAGATGGCATTAAAGGAGTTCCTTTAATTGCCCTGATGAACTTGGATCAGACCAATGCCAGCAATGAGCCGTATGGCAATTGTTGCTTTGACTTTATTGATGCTAAACCGGGTTTTGGAGCAGCCCCGCCCATTCAATCTGCTACCACAACGGGCGGAATGAATACCGGTATGGGCATGCAAACCCAGCAAGGAGGACAGGGCAATATATCCAATAATGCGCTCAGGTTTGGAACTATTAATACCCGAACCGGGAAAGTATATTTTCCGGTATTGGAGCCTTTTGGACAAAACCTCCAGAACAAATTTGAAGAACAGAATGTAAATCCGGAAATCGCTAAAAGATATGTGTATAACTATCTTTATGACTCTACCCGCGTAATTGCGTCCATGTTTCCGGAGTTGAATCGTTATTTTATCAAAGGAACTTACAAATCTTCGGTTACCTCAGAAATTGCTTTGGGCGCATTTAATATCCCAAAAGGATCAGTAAGGGTAACTGCCGGAGGAATGATTTTAACAGAAGGGGTAGATTATGAGGTGAATTACAATCTCGGCAGGTTGATTATCATTAACGATGCCATCATCAATTCCGGTGTGCCAGTCAATGTGAATTTTGAAGATAATGGCACGTTTGGATTACAACAACGCACTTTTCTCGGAACCAGATTAGATTACAAAATTCATCGGGATTTTAATATCGGGGGCACCTTTGTGAGACTGTCAGAAAGGCCGTTTACTCAAAAAGTGGACTATGGCAACGACCCGATTGCCAACTCGATGGTGGGATTAGATGCCAATTATTTTGCACCGGCTCCATGGCTGACCAAGGCACTCGACAAACTCCCGCTATATAGCACCAAAGAACCTTCTTCTATTTCATTTAATGCCGAAGGAGCCGGATTTTTACCCGGCCATGCAAGAGGCATTAATGTGGACGAAAATGGAACAGTTTATGTAGATGATTTTGAAGGAAGCAGAACCCAATATGACCTTAAGTTTCCCTATACTGCCTGGACTTTATCAAGTGCACCAAAGTTTTCTCCGGACCAATCCGGCAATATTCTGTTTCCGGAGGCAGAATATGTTAACGATCTGTCTTACGGCTTTAACCGTGCAAAAATAGCCTGGTATCAGGTAGATAATGTGTTTGGACGAACAACCGGGGGTGTTGACCAGCCTTTTGATTATTATACCTATCCTATCTTAGAAACAGATATTTTTCCAAATACCCAAAGCTTTACCGGACAAGTCGTGATGCGACCGCTCGATATTGCTTTCTTCCCCGAAGAGCGCGGCCCCTATAATTACGAAACTACCGGCAGACCGGGCATTTCTGCGGGAATCGCTCCTGACGGAAAACTGTTGGAGCCTAAAACCCGTTGGGGGGGAATTATGCGCGACAGCCCTTTCAAAAATTTTGAACGGGCAAATGTGGAGTTCATTGAATTTTGGCTTTTAGACCCATTCATTACAGAAAAAACCAATCAGGGTGAGTTGTATTTGCAACTTGGAAATGTATCCGAAGATGTGTTAAAAGATGGAAGGCAGTTTTATGAAAATGCCCTTTTACAGACCGTCAATTTGGATGAAACAAACTGGGGTGTGGTTTCAAAAACCCGTCCTGTTACATTTGCATTTGACAACAACCCCGATGTTAGAGAAACCCAGGATGTTGGATTTGATGGACTGAATGATACTTCCGAAGTAGCTAAGTTTGGCGATTTTTTGGGAGATGTTTCGGCTATTCTGAATCCCGATGCCTATGCAAAATTACTTGCCGACCCGAGCAGCGACAACTTCAGGCATTTCAGGGATACTTACTATGATGTAATTCCAACCAATTCAATAACAGACCGATACAAAGATTTTAACGGACCTGAGGGGAATTCACCGGCACAGGCAGAAACCAGCGGATTTACCAATTCAGGCACCAATTTCCCGGAAATGGAGGACTTGAACCGCGACTATACAATGAATGATTCGGAAGAATATTTTCAGTATCGCATCAATCTGAAGCCTTCCGACCAAATGGTTATCGGTCAGGACTATCTGGTACAATATATTGACACCCGTCTTAGAGATGTTCCGGGTGTTCCGTCTGATACCACAGTAAGATGGTACTATTTCAGAATTCCCATCAATGAGTACACCGAAAAAGTAGGGAGCGTTAATCTTCGCAACATAGAATTTATGCGCTTGTTTCTCACCGGTTTTGAAGAACCGGTCATCTGCCGGATGGCAAGATTTAACATGGTAAGAAATACCTGGCGCCGTTATGAACCCTTGATTGTCGAAGAAGGTGAATATATTCCTAACGACTTAGATCCCTCAACTTTCTTCAATCTGACTTCGGCAAGTATTGAAGAAAATTCGGCACAACAACCTGTTCCTTACCGTATTCCTCCATGTATTAACCGCGAAATTACAGCCGGAACAGCAGTGGCTAACCTGCTTCAAAACGAGCAATCTTCTGTCCTTCAGGTGGGAGATTTGCAGGATGGTTATGCAAGAGGTATATTCAGGGGTATAGATATGGATTTTCGGCAGTTCAAAAGGCTGAAAATGTTTATCCATGCCGAATCTCTCTCCACATTTGGCGCATGTAACCCTATTGAAGATGGTGAAATCAGCGCTTTTATCAGAATTGGGGACGATTTTCAAAATAACTACTATGAGTATGAAATCCCCCTTCAGGTTACATCAAGCGAAAACAGGGATATATTCAGCGCGCTTTACCCGACTCCGACCGAATGTGGGGATTCTGACCGATATTGGATATGGCCGGAAGACAATGAATTAGACCTTAGAATACAGGATTTGGTTGAAGCTAAAATTGAGCGCAACTTTACCCCCAATACCCGGACAGACAAGCCTTGGGTTAAGAAAGTGCCTATTGTCTGGAAAACGAACGGCGATACAGTATGGGCAAAAATAACGGTAGTTGGTAGTCCCGATATTGGACGGGTCAAACAAATTATGTTAGGCGTAAGAAATCCCAAACGCACGATTTTAAATGAAACAACCGACGATGGAATGCCTAAATGTGCCGAAGTCTGGTTTAATGAATTGCGACTTTCAGACTTTGACCAAACTGCAGGTTGGGCAGCCCTGGCACGAATGGATGTAAAACTGGCAGACTTGGGAAATATCACGGTTTCCGGTAGTATGCACACACCTAATTTCGGCACTTTGGAACAAAAGGCAAATGAGCGATATCGCGATTTGCTATATCAATATGATGCCTCAGCCACCCTTGAAATGGGTAAACTTCTTCCAAAAAATGCAGCTATCCGTATTCCGGTTTATGCCGGTATTTCCCAAACCATCAGTACTCCTCAATATGACCCCTATGATACTGACATCTTGACCAAAAGAAATATTCAGGAAATAGAAAACTTATATGGTGCAGATAGTGCTCGCATTGCCCGAAAAAACCGGCAGACCAGCACAGGCATAAAGAGCATCAATGTTACTAATCTGAGAAAAGAACGCACCAACAGCAACCGCGCTCCGATGCCTTATGATGTTGAAAACCTGTCATTTACCTATGCCTATACAGAAACTGAATTGAGCGATCCGGTCATCGAAAGCCAAACCGATAAGCGCCACAGAGGAAGTATCAGTTATGCCTACACTGCCCGCCCCATCTATTGGTCTCCACTCAAAGGACTGATCAAATCAAACAGCAATTATCTGAAGCTGTTCAAAGACTTTAACTTTAATATCATACCAAGCACTGTATCTTTCAGAAATAACATTAACCGGCAGGTAAATATTTTACAACTCAGACCGGTAGTAGGAGAAACCTTGTTGCTGCCTGCCTGTTACGACAAATTGTTTACATGGGATCGAATCTATGGCGTTACTTACAACCCGACACGTTCTATCACTGCCGATTTTACGGCAAACAATACCTCGGTGATTGATGAGCCGCAAATCGGGAAAACACCAAAGGACACCCTTTGGACGAATATTAAAAGGTTGGGACGCACCAGAACTTATAATCAGGCAGCCAATATAAACTATAACCTGCCGTTAGACAAAATTCCATTTTTGAGTTGGACACAGGTGCGTGCCCGATACGGCAGTACCTACTATTGGCAGGCAAGTCCGATAGCCATGGCAGATACTTTAGGCAATATTTTTGGTAACGGAAGAAATATCCAGTTGAACGGAGAACTCAACTTCGTTAAGCTATATTCCAGCATTCCTTTTATTAAGGACATCAATGCTCCTAAAAGCAATACTAAAAAGCCTCAACCCAAATCTGCGCAACCCAAAAGTAATGATAAGTCATCTAAAACTAAAACTGCCTCTTCAGGTGGGGTAAGCAATGCGGCAAGAGTCATACTTCGGCCTTTATTGATGTTGAGGCGGGCATCAATTACTTATAGTGAACGAAACGAAACCGTTGTACCGGGATTTAACCGAATACCCAGAAATCTGGGAATGAATTGGGAAGACGGCCCACGACCAGGATGGGATTTTATATTGGGCGACCAACCTGAATTGAAAAACTGGTTAGAATGGATGGCAGATGATAGCTTATTGGTTGCTAACCGGTATGTGAATGATCAGGTGCGTCAATCTTCAAATAAAACCCTGAATATCAAGGCCAACCTCGAACCCTTTACCGATTTAAGAATTGACTTAAATTTAGACCTCACTCACAACAATCAACATTCCGAGTTTTATAAATTAGATGAAACGAACAATCAGTTCATGCACTTGTCAAAAATATATACCGGCAGCTATACTATTTCTTATTTCACACTGCCCACTATGTTTGACAAAATTCGGAAAAGCGACAGCATAGCTGTTTCTACCACTTTTCTTCAGTTTCAGGAATACAGGGAAATATTTTCACAACGCTTCAAAGAACAGTTTGAAACCTATAATCCGGGTGTAACTCTGGGTCCTTATCGCGATTTATTGAATGATACTACTTTATTAAATTATGCAGAAGGCTACGGGCCATATTCTCAAGATGTATTGTTGCCTGCCTTCCTCGCTGCTTTTTCGGGCAAAGATGCCCGCAAAGCCAATCTTAACGGACTGAACCTGTTACCGCTACCAAACTGGCGGCTTACCTACAACGGTTTGAATAAATTGCCGGCCATGAAAAAGGTATTTGCAACTTTTAACATTACTCATGGCTATACTTCTACGTTGAGCGTAAACAATTACCAAAACAACCTCAATTTTGACGACCGGTATTATTCAGATGCCATGCTGTTGCCCAATGACCAAAACATCGTGGATTATCTTATTTCCGAAAGATTGCGTATAGCGGGTCTAAGCGACCTGGATACACTTACCGGTAACTTCTTCTCTTATTACCGAATTCCGCAGGTGATAATTTCCGAACAGTTATCGCCGCTGATTGGAATAGACGCGACCTGGGTAAATGGTCTTTCTACAAGGTTTGATTACAAACGGTCGCGCATGTTGGGCATGAGTTTTCAGGATTATCAACTTAGCGAACAGCGTTCAGAAGAATTTACTATTGGATTGGGTTACCGATTGAAAGGGCTAAAAATGAAATTCATTAAGTTTAGAGGGAAAGCCCTTGACCTTGAAAACGACCTGGTATTTAATACCGATGTGTCCTATCGCAACAATGTTACGATGAACTATCGCTTAGACCAAAACGTGGGTGAGCCGACAAGCGGAATGAAAACCATCAGAATTGCTCCATCCATAGATTATGTAGTAAGCGAACGGCTTAGAATAACTCTGTTTTACGACCGAACACGAAACATCCCGGCAACCTCTGCCTCTTTCCCGATTACAAATACCAGAGGTGGGATCCGAGTTAGCTTCAATCTGGGACAATAA
- the ruvA gene encoding Holliday junction branch migration protein RuvA, which produces MIAYIVGQFTQKTPAYVVMETSGGVAYHVNISLNTFSGIQHLEKGKLFTHLHIKEDAHTLYGFSGEAEKELFLHLISVSGIGPATAQIMLSSLNPQEIQEAIITENENLIRTMKGVGPKTAKRVILELKDKLSKLPATLVVTDTIGNTSAFKEEALNALLTLGIAKPIAQKAIARVLRENPAVSNVETLLKQALQAL; this is translated from the coding sequence ATGATAGCCTATATTGTAGGGCAATTCACCCAAAAAACACCGGCTTATGTGGTGATGGAAACCTCTGGTGGGGTGGCTTATCATGTCAATATCAGCTTAAACACCTTTAGCGGTATTCAGCATCTTGAAAAAGGAAAACTCTTTACACATCTGCACATCAAAGAGGATGCCCATACCTTGTATGGATTTTCAGGCGAGGCAGAAAAAGAACTTTTTTTACATCTTATTTCAGTGTCTGGCATTGGGCCTGCAACCGCACAAATCATGCTCTCGTCATTAAATCCACAGGAAATACAGGAAGCCATCATTACCGAAAATGAAAATCTTATCAGAACCATGAAAGGGGTTGGCCCAAAAACAGCTAAAAGGGTTATTTTGGAACTTAAAGACAAGTTGTCAAAACTGCCGGCAACCTTGGTTGTTACCGACACAATTGGCAACACGTCAGCTTTTAAAGAAGAAGCACTGAACGCTTTACTTACCTTGGGAATTGCCAAGCCAATAGCTCAAAAGGCAATAGCTCGGGTATTGAGGGAAAATCCTGCGGTTAGTAATGTGGAAACACTTTTAAAACAAGCACTACAGGCACTTTAA
- a CDS encoding T9SS type A sorting domain-containing protein — protein MRLFFSTTQTLFFMTETHDTVEALSLLESVNTQTAKRMKIALAMQEGQYSKADSIGNTLPQTGLDNQHFRQLLTLQIEMAQNNRSYTQFSPEEDALLSQIAQSQTTSAMSAKVLRYLAYGEEILVQLPPLPDELSEGMPIQFKYGAANSDLISLYPNPASKHLQIQYNLPSKTEATVEIYNALGKCIYRQAVSENGNLHLNISNWSNGIYFYRLLQNGKTVVSNKLMVVQH, from the coding sequence ATGCGATTATTTTTTTCCACCACTCAAACTTTATTTTTTATGACCGAAACCCACGATACTGTCGAAGCCTTGTCGCTGTTGGAAAGTGTTAACACCCAAACCGCAAAACGCATGAAAATTGCTTTGGCCATGCAGGAGGGGCAGTATAGTAAAGCAGATAGCATAGGAAACACCCTGCCACAGACGGGATTGGACAATCAACATTTCCGCCAATTGTTGACTTTGCAGATAGAAATGGCACAAAACAACCGCAGCTACACACAATTCAGCCCTGAAGAAGATGCCCTGTTAAGTCAGATTGCTCAAAGTCAGACTACCTCGGCAATGAGTGCCAAAGTACTGCGTTATTTAGCTTATGGCGAAGAGATATTGGTGCAACTACCACCCTTGCCCGATGAACTTTCAGAAGGTATGCCCATTCAGTTTAAGTACGGCGCAGCAAATTCAGATTTAATCAGCTTATATCCTAATCCCGCCTCCAAGCACCTGCAAATACAGTACAACCTCCCCTCCAAAACCGAGGCAACTGTTGAAATTTACAATGCCTTGGGCAAGTGTATCTACCGACAGGCTGTATCCGAAAACGGCAATCTGCACCTCAATATCAGCAACTGGTCAAACGGCATATACTTCTATCGTCTATTGCAAAATGGAAAAACTGTGGTCAGCAACAAACTAATGGTGGTACAACACTAA
- a CDS encoding T9SS type A sorting domain-containing protein, whose product MKNISIFVVLIVYGLIVVGQPKYFEKSISWGWVQGSNKVYFTSDTSIVFSCGSIATNTTLEKVNLLFTDQFAENQTLLTYGEEFGSFVILDLITTPFGYAFCGWMNNEPYETLPWDIYSYPYIMEVNHAGEVINHYQLPDPPYEGNGSALLYYPETNTYYLGGNAFTTAAEPDRLVMTKITDGEIVWRKYYDSFMKRNRIFDLLPTSDGGCFALGVVNYSSASIYEGEVLLMRINPEGNLILSKTFKWNWLKAGGFRLNRFNEDNLIITGFSKNNNALLLRTDTLGNIMWDRHYEFGNNFNETVNAFQLGDNIVCAGSRRHTGGKVEAFLMKVRGSDGEPLWVRYFDAEPNNDYFYDFTPAPDGGFLCVGRTEPVGAANVLVVKTNCMGLLSLPQADFTFVQDTTPPALFTFFNQSQYVYPDSIDGGHFIWEFGDGAVSNSTHPTHIYPEEGHYLVTLTAIVCSDTSVTQQLVYARSGSGIAVGIPDSSWEGSGGSSILVYPNPAQNTLTFALPEGLTPPSGGWGVEGDLGVSIYNLTGQMVLQTTLAAGETNKTISVAHLPEGVYLYSVEQSGSVLARGKVAVVR is encoded by the coding sequence ATGAAAAATATTAGCATTTTTGTCGTCTTAATTGTTTATGGGTTAATTGTAGTAGGACAACCCAAGTATTTCGAAAAATCTATTAGTTGGGGTTGGGTACAGGGTTCAAACAAAGTATATTTCACAAGCGACACATCAATTGTTTTTAGTTGCGGAAGTATTGCAACCAATACGACACTTGAGAAGGTCAATTTACTCTTCACCGACCAATTTGCCGAAAACCAAACGCTGTTGACTTACGGAGAGGAATTTGGCTCATTTGTTATATTAGACCTTATAACTACGCCATTTGGATATGCCTTTTGCGGGTGGATGAACAACGAACCTTATGAAACGCTTCCATGGGATATATACAGCTACCCGTACATTATGGAGGTTAATCATGCAGGCGAGGTAATAAATCACTATCAGTTGCCCGATCCTCCTTATGAGGGGAATGGCAGTGCTTTGTTATATTACCCCGAAACCAATACTTATTATTTGGGCGGGAATGCATTTACCACCGCCGCTGAACCCGATCGTTTAGTCATGACCAAAATAACGGACGGTGAAATTGTTTGGCGAAAGTATTACGATAGTTTTATGAAACGAAATAGAATCTTCGATTTATTGCCCACCTCTGATGGAGGATGTTTTGCTCTTGGAGTAGTAAATTACTCTTCTGCCTCAATTTATGAAGGAGAAGTATTACTAATGCGAATTAACCCCGAAGGGAATCTCATTCTTAGCAAAACTTTTAAATGGAACTGGCTTAAAGCAGGAGGATTTCGTTTGAACAGGTTTAATGAAGATAATTTAATCATTACCGGATTTAGTAAAAATAATAATGCACTTTTGTTAAGAACTGACACTTTAGGGAATATTATGTGGGACAGACATTATGAATTTGGCAACAATTTTAATGAAACTGTTAATGCTTTTCAGTTGGGCGATAATATTGTATGTGCAGGAAGCAGAAGGCATACCGGTGGAAAAGTAGAAGCGTTTCTTATGAAAGTGCGCGGCTCGGACGGCGAGCCGTTATGGGTGCGCTATTTTGACGCAGAACCCAATAACGATTATTTTTACGATTTCACCCCTGCCCCCGATGGAGGTTTTCTGTGCGTGGGCCGCACCGAGCCGGTCGGTGCTGCCAATGTGTTGGTTGTCAAAACCAACTGTATGGGGCTGCTCAGTCTTCCTCAGGCAGATTTTACATTCGTACAAGATACCACCCCGCCGGCATTGTTCACCTTCTTCAATCAAAGCCAATATGTTTATCCCGACAGCATAGACGGCGGGCATTTTATCTGGGAATTTGGCGACGGGGCTGTCAGCAACTCAACCCACCCCACTCACATCTATCCCGAAGAAGGCCACTACCTCGTTACCCTCACCGCCATAGTTTGTTCCGATACCAGTGTTACCCAACAGCTTGTATATGCGCGTTCGGGGAGTGGTATTGCGGTAGGCATCCCCGATAGCTCTTGGGAGGGGTCAGGGGGTTCTTCCATCCTCGTCTATCCCAACCCCGCACAAAACACCCTTACCTTCGCCCTACCCGAAGGCTTAACTCCCCCTTCAGGGGGCTGGGGGGTAGAGGGGGATTTAGGGGTAAGCATCTACAACCTCACCGGTCAAATGGTATTGCAAACCACCCTTGCGGCGGGTGAAACAAACAAAACCATTTCGGTGGCACATCTGCCCGAGGGGGTGTATTTGTATTCCGTTGAGCAATCGGGCAGTGTGTTGGCGCGGGGTAAGGTGGCGGTGGTTAGATAG